A genome region from Hymenobacter tibetensis includes the following:
- a CDS encoding stage II sporulation protein M, with protein MREAVFLRLNEARWKQYETTAATGPEELAARFVTLTDDLAYAQTFYPGSPTTRYLNDLAAKQHQAIYKNKTQQTGRFKQFWAQELPLLVARHHVPLVWALLFFTVFTLVGALSAAYDDSFVRVVLGDAYVNKTLENIEKGDPMAIYKGTSETPMFLLITINNIYVSLMAYALGATFGLGTVWALFRNGIMLGSFQYFFFQKGVLLPSLLTIWIHGTLEISAIVLAGGAGFVMARGLLFPGTYSRTAAFRQAARDGLKLAIGLVPIFMVAGFLEGFVTRHTEMPMALSLSIIGASAAFIVWYFILYPRHLTRRLALASEASAPEGLIFSK; from the coding sequence ATGCGTGAAGCAGTATTTCTGCGGCTAAACGAAGCACGCTGGAAGCAGTACGAAACAACTGCCGCAACGGGCCCGGAAGAGTTGGCCGCGCGGTTTGTTACCCTCACCGACGACCTGGCCTACGCTCAGACCTTTTATCCTGGTTCGCCCACTACGCGCTACCTCAACGACCTAGCGGCCAAACAGCACCAGGCTATCTACAAAAACAAAACCCAGCAGACCGGTCGTTTCAAGCAATTTTGGGCGCAGGAGCTGCCGCTGCTGGTAGCTCGCCACCACGTTCCGTTGGTGTGGGCCTTGTTGTTCTTCACGGTGTTCACGTTGGTAGGTGCCCTATCTGCTGCCTACGACGACTCGTTTGTGCGGGTGGTCCTCGGAGATGCCTACGTCAACAAAACATTGGAGAACATCGAGAAGGGCGACCCGATGGCCATATACAAGGGCACCAGCGAAACACCCATGTTCTTACTGATTACCATCAACAACATCTACGTTTCGTTGATGGCGTATGCGCTGGGCGCCACGTTTGGACTGGGCACCGTGTGGGCGCTGTTTCGCAACGGCATAATGCTAGGCTCGTTTCAGTACTTCTTTTTCCAGAAGGGCGTACTGCTGCCCTCTTTGCTTACCATCTGGATTCATGGCACGCTAGAGATATCCGCCATCGTGTTGGCAGGCGGGGCAGGCTTTGTTATGGCGCGCGGCCTGTTGTTTCCGGGCACCTACTCCCGCACTGCGGCTTTCCGCCAAGCCGCCCGCGACGGGTTGAAACTGGCTATCGGGCTGGTACCCATCTTTATGGTAGCAGGTTTTCTGGAAGGATTCGTGACGCGGCACACCGAAATGCCCATGGCGCTAAGCTTGAGTATTATCGGTGCTTCGGCTGCTTTCATTGTCTGGTATTTTATTCTGTATCCGCGCCATCTCACGCGTCGCTTGGCACTGGCATCAGAGGCAAGCGCACCCGAGGGGCTTATTTTCAGCAAATAG
- a CDS encoding DUF4129 domain-containing protein, with protein sequence MLHFFVRRLLPFAFGVLLAAQPMQAQPARNAAAQPRALPSDQATTIQFRPPAPERLRAFREQREFRYVTVKSEMSAWDLLWQRFWRWVAELLETQSGQFLWKYGIYAALLAAFVFVVLKLMQVDITRAFGRAPARAPLSYDAQSEDIHALDFDTLLRDAETTGNYRLAVRLGYLEVLKQLTDRGLIRWQPDKTNHDYLFELPPGALPEAFRELTRQFDYVWYGEHDDLTPDHYAQARTTRLAFQQLLVASRRAA encoded by the coding sequence TTGCTTCACTTCTTCGTCCGGCGGCTGCTTCCATTTGCCTTTGGGGTGCTGCTAGCGGCGCAGCCCATGCAGGCGCAGCCAGCGCGCAACGCGGCGGCCCAGCCTCGGGCTCTCCCCTCCGACCAAGCTACTACCATCCAGTTTCGGCCGCCGGCGCCCGAGCGGTTACGTGCGTTTCGGGAACAGCGCGAGTTTCGGTACGTGACCGTGAAAAGCGAGATGAGTGCCTGGGACCTGCTGTGGCAACGGTTCTGGCGGTGGGTGGCCGAATTGCTGGAAACGCAATCAGGGCAGTTTCTTTGGAAATACGGCATTTATGCGGCCTTACTTGCCGCTTTCGTGTTTGTCGTGCTGAAGCTGATGCAAGTGGATATTACGCGTGCGTTTGGCCGTGCACCGGCGCGGGCACCGCTTTCTTATGATGCGCAATCCGAGGATATTCATGCCCTCGATTTCGATACATTGCTGCGCGATGCCGAAACAACCGGCAACTACCGCTTGGCCGTGCGGCTCGGCTACTTGGAAGTGCTCAAGCAACTCACCGACCGGGGCCTCATCCGGTGGCAACCCGACAAAACCAACCACGACTATTTATTTGAATTACCGCCTGGGGCGTTGCCGGAAGCTTTCCGAGAGCTGACCCGGCAGTTCGATTACGTGTGGTACGGGGAGCACGACGACCTGACGCCAGACCATTATGCGCAGGCCCGCACCACCCGGCTGGCCTTCCAGCAGCTGCTTGTCGCCTCCCGCCGCGCTGCTTAG
- a CDS encoding DUF4350 domain-containing protein, with the protein MTTFRWYLLGLALLFGAYVAVEYYRPKALDWTPTFQNKDKIPYGAYVLYDVLPDIMGVDKAQVRTIRVPVYNQIEVEGQEPMEDYSEARDEPSPGDTTSSATEDSVATDASEPPATAPNNDATNSSNEEDDYEAGLAEAGYPKATYVFVDDEFKISASDCRALLRHVARGNDAFIAAEQFDRHFADTLGFRTSAFTGRRKRQLKTTDAALLDSVQLQLSNTKLANAAGKGFRLPALGAAFRLLPDSALPATQLASDTAGRAVLVRVPHGRGHIFLCTVPLAFTNYFVLQPRTGNFAFAALSYLPAGRTVWWDEYQKQGRQGEQSLLRVLLAHDALRWALYLALLGAVLFVAFEARRRQRVIPILKPLPNTTLLFTRTIAGLYRQGNNHTAIAEKKIQLFLEHLRTRFYEPGLDLNDEAARERLAQKTGIPRTDVDALVRRINFLLTAPQVSDADLLGLNKALNDFRKAAA; encoded by the coding sequence ATGACAACTTTTCGCTGGTATTTGCTGGGGTTGGCGCTGCTCTTTGGCGCGTACGTGGCCGTGGAATACTACCGCCCCAAAGCCCTCGACTGGACCCCAACCTTCCAAAACAAAGACAAAATTCCGTACGGGGCCTACGTGCTCTACGATGTGCTACCCGACATTATGGGCGTCGATAAAGCCCAGGTGCGAACCATCCGCGTTCCAGTCTACAATCAGATTGAGGTTGAGGGCCAAGAACCAATGGAAGACTACTCGGAAGCCCGAGACGAACCCTCTCCGGGGGACACTACATCCAGCGCTACCGAAGATTCTGTAGCAACAGATGCGTCGGAGCCACCTGCCACCGCACCCAACAACGACGCCACCAACAGCTCAAACGAGGAAGATGATTATGAGGCGGGCCTTGCAGAAGCAGGCTATCCTAAAGCCACCTATGTTTTTGTGGATGATGAGTTCAAAATAAGTGCTTCCGACTGCCGGGCGTTGCTACGCCATGTGGCCCGGGGCAACGATGCCTTTATTGCTGCCGAGCAATTCGACCGGCACTTTGCCGACACGCTGGGGTTTCGCACATCGGCCTTCACAGGCCGACGCAAGCGCCAGCTAAAAACCACTGACGCTGCGCTTCTGGATTCGGTGCAGTTGCAGCTAAGCAATACCAAGCTAGCCAACGCAGCGGGGAAAGGCTTTCGGCTGCCGGCATTGGGCGCCGCTTTCCGCCTGTTACCTGATAGTGCCCTGCCTGCCACTCAGCTAGCTTCTGACACCGCCGGACGTGCCGTATTGGTGCGTGTTCCGCACGGACGGGGGCATATCTTCCTTTGCACCGTACCGTTGGCTTTCACCAATTATTTCGTGTTGCAGCCCCGCACCGGCAACTTTGCCTTTGCTGCCCTCTCTTACTTGCCAGCGGGCCGCACCGTATGGTGGGACGAGTACCAGAAGCAAGGCCGCCAGGGCGAACAGTCGTTGCTGCGCGTGCTGCTCGCGCACGACGCGCTCCGCTGGGCCCTGTATTTAGCACTGCTGGGCGCGGTGCTGTTCGTGGCGTTTGAGGCCCGCCGCCGGCAGCGGGTCATTCCTATCCTGAAACCACTTCCTAACACCACGTTGCTTTTCACTCGCACCATAGCCGGCCTGTACCGGCAAGGCAACAACCACACGGCTATAGCAGAAAAGAAAATTCAGCTGTTTCTGGAGCATTTACGCACGCGCTTCTACGAACCGGGCCTCGACCTCAACGACGAAGCCGCCCGGGAGCGGCTGGCGCAAAAAACTGGTATTCCTCGCACTGATGTTGACGCACTTGTTCGGCGCATCAACTTTCTGCTCACCGCTCCACAAGTATCCGATGCTGATTTGCTGGGCCTCAACAAAGCACTAAACGACTTTCGCAAAGCCGCTGCATAA
- a CDS encoding AAA family ATPase translates to MDNTLDATENTPTPNPPTPLASVSVPETSTPDLASTSSGPEPEEAASPDPTASSATTAFAARTDLSTLSRHAEAIRQEMSKVIVGQQALAELLLTAILADGHVLLEGVPGVAKTLTAKLLARTLDVPFSRLQFTPDLMPSDVLGTSIFRPNKADFEFRPGPIFASIVLIDEINRAPAKTQSALFEVMEERQVTQDGTRYTVPDPFVVLATQNPIEQEGTYRLPEAQLDRFLFKLNVGYPTVEEEVSILQGHHAGFGGMPLESVRAVLTADTLRTLREQVRRQHVEPKLLEYIARLVGQTRAHKGLYLGASPRASLALLNGAKALAALRGRDFVTPEDVQYLAAPVLRHRIQLTPEREMEGSTADDIVKQILQQIEVPR, encoded by the coding sequence ATGGATAACACTCTTGACGCCACGGAGAATACTCCGACGCCCAACCCGCCTACTCCTCTTGCATCTGTGAGCGTACCAGAAACAAGTACTCCTGACCTAGCTTCCACTTCGTCGGGGCCGGAGCCTGAAGAAGCAGCAAGTCCAGACCCGACGGCTTCCTCGGCTACCACGGCCTTTGCTGCTCGCACTGATCTTAGCACTCTAAGCCGCCACGCCGAAGCCATTCGACAGGAGATGAGCAAGGTGATTGTGGGACAGCAGGCGCTGGCAGAGTTGCTGCTAACAGCTATTCTAGCCGACGGCCACGTACTGCTGGAAGGCGTGCCAGGCGTGGCCAAAACACTCACGGCCAAATTGCTGGCTCGTACGCTGGATGTGCCCTTCAGCCGCTTGCAGTTCACCCCCGACCTGATGCCTTCCGACGTGCTCGGCACCTCGATATTTCGGCCCAACAAAGCGGATTTTGAATTTCGCCCCGGTCCTATCTTCGCCAGCATTGTGCTGATCGACGAAATCAACCGCGCTCCAGCGAAAACACAGTCGGCTCTCTTCGAGGTGATGGAAGAACGGCAGGTGACGCAGGATGGCACTCGCTACACCGTTCCCGACCCTTTTGTGGTGTTGGCTACCCAAAACCCCATCGAACAGGAAGGTACCTACCGCCTGCCCGAAGCCCAGCTCGACCGGTTCTTGTTTAAGCTGAACGTGGGCTACCCTACGGTGGAAGAAGAGGTAAGCATTCTGCAGGGCCACCACGCCGGTTTCGGGGGTATGCCTCTCGAGTCGGTGCGCGCCGTGCTGACGGCTGACACCCTGCGCACCTTACGGGAGCAGGTACGGCGGCAGCACGTTGAGCCGAAATTGCTGGAATACATTGCCCGGCTGGTGGGACAAACCCGCGCCCACAAGGGGTTGTACTTGGGAGCTTCTCCTCGCGCTTCTTTGGCGCTGCTCAACGGCGCCAAAGCCCTGGCCGCCTTGCGTGGCCGCGACTTCGTGACGCCTGAGGATGTACAGTATCTGGCTGCGCCGGTGCTACGCCACCGCATTCAGCTCACGCCGGAGCGCGAAATGGAAGGAAGCACGGCCGACGACATTGTGAAGCAGATATTACAGCAGATTGAGGTGCCACGCTAG
- a CDS encoding DUF58 domain-containing protein, whose amino-acid sequence MKSFFLTRRFFLVLTALIVGLVVAFFLPGWLPLVQLVLGLLVVLTLFDVGLLYAPARGQAGHVFGRRVLGDKLANGSDNDVAIYLENQYRFPIHTETIDEIPHQFQRRDVLFTATVKPGETTVIRYQLRPVKRGEYEFGAVNVYVASPLSLVRRRFRFDDSRVVPVYPSFLQMRQYELLAISNRLTEVGIKRIRRVGQSMEFEQIRPYVAGDDPRNINWKATARRATTGYAAEALVVNHYQDERAQQVYCLIDKGRVMRMPFNGLSLLDYAINATLVVSNIAILKHDKAGLVTFSHQAGTLLPADRRGGHMGKLLEVLYRQRTKYLETDYERLYITVKTNIRQRSLLILFTNFETLSGMQRQLPYLRRLAKDHLLLVVFFENTELRTFLDAPADTTQDVYNQTIAEKFAQEKRQIVRELNQYGIHSLLTAPHNLTVDTINKYLEFKARGLI is encoded by the coding sequence ATGAAATCCTTCTTCCTCACGCGCCGCTTCTTTCTCGTACTCACCGCCCTCATAGTTGGGTTGGTAGTAGCCTTTTTCCTGCCGGGCTGGCTGCCTTTGGTGCAGTTGGTGCTTGGGCTGCTGGTCGTCTTGACGCTATTTGACGTGGGGCTGTTGTATGCCCCGGCCCGCGGCCAGGCAGGCCATGTGTTCGGACGGCGCGTGCTGGGCGACAAGCTTGCCAACGGCTCCGACAACGATGTGGCCATCTACCTGGAAAACCAGTATCGTTTTCCAATCCACACCGAGACTATCGATGAAATCCCGCACCAGTTTCAGCGGCGCGACGTGTTGTTCACTGCCACCGTGAAGCCAGGCGAAACCACCGTTATCCGCTACCAACTGCGCCCCGTGAAACGCGGTGAATACGAGTTTGGCGCGGTGAATGTATACGTAGCGTCGCCGCTAAGCTTGGTTCGGCGGCGCTTCCGGTTCGACGACAGCCGAGTGGTGCCCGTGTACCCATCGTTTCTGCAGATGCGACAATATGAGCTCCTGGCTATCAGCAACCGCCTGACGGAGGTAGGCATAAAACGAATCCGTCGGGTGGGGCAAAGCATGGAGTTCGAGCAGATTCGCCCATACGTAGCCGGCGACGACCCGCGCAACATCAACTGGAAAGCCACGGCCCGGCGCGCTACCACCGGCTACGCAGCCGAAGCGTTGGTTGTCAATCATTATCAGGACGAGCGTGCCCAGCAAGTGTACTGCCTGATCGACAAAGGCCGGGTGATGCGCATGCCCTTCAACGGCCTCAGTTTGCTGGATTATGCCATTAATGCCACGTTGGTGGTAAGCAATATTGCCATTCTTAAGCACGACAAAGCGGGCTTGGTTACGTTCTCCCACCAGGCTGGCACCCTGCTACCCGCCGACCGACGGGGTGGGCACATGGGCAAGTTGTTAGAGGTGCTTTACCGCCAACGCACCAAGTACCTGGAAACCGATTATGAGCGGCTCTACATCACAGTCAAAACCAACATCCGGCAGCGCAGCCTGCTTATTCTGTTCACCAACTTTGAAACGCTAAGCGGGATGCAGCGCCAGCTGCCCTACCTGCGCCGCCTCGCCAAGGACCACCTACTGTTGGTGGTGTTTTTTGAAAACACTGAACTGCGCACTTTCCTAGACGCCCCCGCCGACACCACGCAAGACGTTTACAACCAAACCATCGCCGAAAAATTCGCCCAAGAAAAGCGTCAGATTGTGCGGGAACTCAACCAGTACGGTATTCATTCGCTGCTGACAGCCCCACACAACCTGACAGTTGACACCATCAATAAATACCTAGAATTCAAGGCACGAGGTTTGATTTAG
- a CDS encoding T9SS type A sorting domain-containing protein has protein sequence MNSSVFSAGDIVLFEGGSTFLGSISVRSATQGTATQPVVFGSYGTSRAFINSGTSYGFYAHNAGGIELRNLTFEGAGRLTNTNSGVVFYLDSANVHLTHVVLDGVQVHGYRESGISIGSWKGGSGYNQVRITNCVSSANGEAGISSYSEDLAAHHDWYVGNCKTFDNSGRTDITDIHTGNGIVLGGIDGALIEHCEAYHNGWLNANPGGGPVGIWGYNCNQLVIQYCESHHNQSGTSKDGGGFDLDGGCTNSILQYNYSHDNEGPGYLLAQYVGAPPLTDVTIRYNISENDGRRYNHGAVQLWSSGSSGGIQRANIHNNTIFLSPPADGSRPKAIDITSDGISGIVFRNNLLQTSGGLALVYNVATQGVVFQGNAYWSSGSPLLFQCGADYHSLETWRTATGQEQVGTRATGVVADPGLLQPGAGGTLAGRPLTSLNSYQLQTNSTLLSSGLDLMAEFGVHPGPRDFFGTPTPARGAGRTIGAHEGSVVASNSQPAMAAWCSFYPNPTREALNLTLANNGTTGRAPVAVKLYDSMGRLQFTETYSPAQVANSATTLRVPLSTLSAGRYQLEVLWAGKRYGQAVVIE, from the coding sequence GTGAATAGCTCTGTTTTCTCAGCAGGTGATATTGTTCTTTTCGAAGGTGGAAGTACGTTCTTAGGTAGCATATCGGTGCGGAGTGCCACTCAAGGTACTGCCACACAACCCGTTGTGTTTGGGTCGTACGGTACGAGTAGAGCTTTTATCAACAGCGGTACGTCATATGGCTTTTACGCCCACAATGCAGGAGGTATAGAACTACGCAACCTGACATTTGAAGGAGCTGGCCGGCTTACCAACACTAACTCGGGTGTAGTTTTTTATCTGGATTCGGCCAACGTTCACCTGACGCACGTTGTGCTAGATGGTGTACAGGTACATGGTTACCGTGAGTCGGGTATTTCTATTGGCAGTTGGAAGGGTGGTAGTGGCTATAATCAGGTGCGCATTACCAATTGCGTGAGCTCAGCCAATGGCGAGGCTGGTATATCCTCTTACTCGGAAGACTTGGCTGCTCACCACGATTGGTACGTGGGTAACTGCAAGACCTTCGATAATTCCGGACGGACCGACATAACGGATATCCATACCGGCAATGGTATTGTGCTGGGCGGTATTGACGGAGCCTTAATCGAGCATTGTGAGGCGTACCACAACGGCTGGCTGAACGCCAACCCCGGTGGCGGACCTGTTGGCATCTGGGGCTATAACTGCAACCAACTAGTCATTCAATACTGTGAGTCGCACCATAACCAGTCAGGAACTTCGAAAGACGGTGGCGGCTTCGACCTAGATGGGGGCTGTACCAACTCCATCCTGCAATACAATTACTCCCACGACAACGAGGGCCCCGGTTACTTGCTAGCACAGTATGTCGGCGCGCCTCCTCTGACCGATGTAACAATTCGCTATAACATCAGCGAGAACGACGGTCGGCGCTACAATCATGGGGCCGTCCAACTCTGGTCTTCGGGCTCCAGTGGCGGAATTCAGCGGGCTAACATCCATAATAACACTATATTTCTGAGCCCCCCGGCCGATGGTTCGCGGCCCAAAGCCATTGACATCACCAGCGACGGTATCAGTGGTATTGTGTTCCGAAACAACCTGCTACAAACCAGTGGGGGGCTGGCGCTAGTGTACAATGTTGCCACGCAAGGCGTGGTGTTTCAAGGCAATGCCTATTGGAGTAGCGGCTCTCCGTTATTGTTTCAGTGCGGCGCAGACTACCATTCGTTGGAAACGTGGCGTACAGCTACTGGGCAAGAGCAGGTTGGCACGCGCGCTACCGGGGTAGTAGCTGACCCGGGGTTGTTACAGCCTGGTGCTGGAGGCACGCTTGCTGGGCGTCCGCTCACTTCGCTCAACTCCTATCAGTTGCAAACAAACTCCACCTTATTGAGTTCCGGGCTGGACTTGATGGCCGAATTTGGGGTGCATCCGGGGCCCCGCGACTTCTTCGGTACGCCTACGCCTGCTCGCGGAGCTGGTCGTACCATTGGAGCACACGAAGGCAGCGTTGTAGCCAGCAACAGCCAGCCAGCTATGGCCGCGTGGTGCAGTTTCTATCCGAATCCGACTCGCGAAGCGTTGAACCTCACTCTTGCAAACAACGGCACGACTGGCCGTGCGCCGGTGGCAGTCAAACTCTATGATTCGATGGGCCGGCTACAGTTCACTGAAACGTACTCGCCCGCGCAAGTTGCCAATAGTGCTACAACGCTGCGTGTTCCGCTCAGCACCTTATCAGCAGGGCGCTACCAGTTGGAAGTTCTTTGGGCAGGAAAACGCTATGGACAGGCCGTAGTGATTGAGTAG
- a CDS encoding beta-N-acetylhexosaminidase codes for MPIRFRLLVALGLLLLVVAPLTAQTVPATRNLLPLPSSVRWGSSSLGWKTYLRPQLEGPIDPKTAAAVTRTLFRLHRDGTTWPVGASVLPFQIRYGKVGLPEAFDDERYTLRITPNGVLLDAPTSLGVLRGLATLEQLPQTDGRHTSLPEVDIQDQPRFPWRGLLIDAARHFMPVPLIKRNLDAMAAVKLNVLHWHLADDQGFRVESKALPNLHQISGQHYTQRQVREILAYAAARGIRVLPEFDVPGHTIAWIAAYPQLSSNDSTYTVYQSWRLANVALDPSKETTYALLDSLFKEMTTLFPDPYFHIGGDENDGRQWRRSPRIMQFAKANNMMKADGKTLDKHLLQTYFNRRVLAIVSKYNKKMVGWDEILGPGLPQTAIIQSWRGKKGLVEAVQAGHPTLLSSGYYLDLNYSAATHYTNDPLPADTPLTLEQQKLVLGGEATMWSEFADSLIMDSRIWPRAAAVAERLWSPAAVTQNVPDMYRRLAVVATQLEGFGLQHRKVPAQLLKQLAGSADVAPLRTLAEVIEPVKEYKRHFQGFTYTPQTPLNRLVDAAPAESNRAREFGVAVDSLLTRRPTTSKEPAKAALSAVRNQLTLWQANDPKLQPLLAASPSLTEYAPLSTQLRLLATLGLDRLQQMERGQAPTPTWLAAAQKQLDAAKAPAGQAELAILPAMRKLLQQSVL; via the coding sequence ATGCCTATACGCTTTCGTCTTTTAGTTGCCTTAGGGCTACTCTTACTGGTTGTAGCGCCGTTAACTGCGCAGACTGTTCCAGCTACTCGTAACCTTTTACCACTACCCAGCTCGGTACGGTGGGGCTCAAGTAGTTTAGGCTGGAAAACGTACCTGCGTCCTCAGTTAGAAGGCCCTATCGACCCTAAGACGGCCGCGGCTGTTACACGTACGCTATTCCGCCTCCACCGTGACGGCACCACCTGGCCAGTGGGCGCCAGCGTACTGCCCTTCCAGATTCGTTATGGTAAGGTGGGGCTACCTGAGGCGTTCGATGATGAGCGGTATACCCTGCGTATTACGCCCAATGGCGTACTGCTCGATGCGCCCACTAGTTTAGGTGTGCTCCGCGGACTGGCAACCCTCGAACAGCTGCCACAGACGGACGGCCGCCACACGTCCCTGCCGGAGGTAGATATTCAAGACCAGCCACGGTTTCCGTGGCGAGGATTATTGATTGATGCAGCCCGGCACTTTATGCCGGTGCCGCTCATCAAGCGCAATTTGGATGCTATGGCGGCCGTGAAGCTAAACGTGTTGCACTGGCACCTCGCCGACGACCAAGGCTTCCGCGTGGAAAGCAAGGCTCTGCCTAATCTGCATCAAATAAGTGGGCAGCATTACACCCAGCGCCAAGTGCGCGAAATATTGGCTTATGCGGCCGCCCGTGGCATTCGGGTGTTGCCCGAATTCGATGTACCCGGCCATACTATTGCCTGGATAGCCGCCTACCCCCAACTCTCTTCCAACGACTCGACCTATACGGTTTACCAGAGCTGGCGTCTTGCCAATGTAGCCCTCGACCCCAGCAAGGAAACCACTTATGCCTTGCTCGACAGTCTTTTCAAGGAAATGACGACCCTGTTCCCTGATCCTTATTTTCATATTGGAGGCGACGAAAACGATGGGCGGCAATGGCGGCGGAGCCCGCGCATCATGCAGTTTGCCAAAGCAAACAACATGATGAAAGCCGACGGCAAAACGCTCGACAAACACCTGTTGCAAACGTATTTCAACCGTCGAGTGCTCGCCATCGTCAGCAAGTACAACAAGAAGATGGTGGGCTGGGACGAGATACTAGGGCCAGGGTTACCGCAAACAGCTATAATTCAAAGCTGGCGCGGCAAAAAGGGGCTTGTAGAAGCTGTTCAGGCAGGTCACCCCACGTTGCTTTCCAGCGGCTACTACCTGGACCTCAACTATTCTGCGGCCACTCACTACACCAACGACCCGTTGCCCGCCGATACCCCCCTGACGCTTGAGCAGCAAAAGCTAGTGCTGGGTGGCGAGGCAACTATGTGGTCGGAGTTTGCTGATAGCCTGATTATGGATTCACGCATTTGGCCACGCGCCGCCGCCGTAGCCGAGCGGCTATGGTCGCCGGCGGCAGTTACCCAGAACGTGCCGGATATGTACCGTCGCTTGGCAGTGGTAGCCACGCAGCTAGAAGGATTTGGCTTACAGCATCGTAAAGTACCAGCGCAGCTGTTGAAGCAACTGGCCGGCTCCGCTGACGTGGCACCGCTACGCACCTTAGCGGAAGTAATTGAACCCGTGAAGGAATATAAACGCCATTTTCAGGGGTTCACGTATACTCCACAAACCCCTCTGAACCGCCTAGTAGACGCCGCCCCAGCTGAGTCCAACCGGGCCCGGGAGTTTGGTGTAGCTGTTGATTCCTTGTTGACTCGCCGACCTACGACAAGCAAGGAACCAGCTAAAGCCGCTTTGTCTGCCGTCCGCAACCAGCTGACGCTTTGGCAAGCCAACGACCCCAAACTACAGCCCCTACTCGCGGCCTCTCCCAGCTTAACCGAGTACGCTCCGCTTTCTACCCAACTGCGCCTCCTGGCCACGCTCGGTTTGGACCGTTTGCAGCAGATGGAACGCGGCCAAGCTCCTACTCCCACCTGGCTGGCGGCAGCGCAAAAGCAATTAGACGCTGCCAAAGCCCCAGCAGGACAGGCAGAACTAGCCATATTACCTGCCATGCGCAAGCTGCTTCAGCAAAGCGTGTTGTAG
- a CDS encoding cation:proton antiporter: MSFYNIALMLVGVAILGVAWLPSLLEKYPLSYPIFYIALGMGVYMLPLDLPNADPMEHPKLVTHLSELCVIVALTGTGLKIDRPFSLRAWRTPLLLVLVLMVLTIGGLTAAGWAIAGLVPASALLLAAVLAPTDPVLAGDVQVGDPGEGREDNVRFALTGEAGLNDGLAFPFVYLALTLLPTAEPLSERVVHWLGVDVLYRTAAGVLLGWLSGRLLAYLIFNLPKRVSIKASAYGFVALAVTLTTYGFTELLHGYGFLAVFVAAVTLRGHERKHEYHKQMHAFTDQLERLLIVIVLMLFGGAVATGLLASLTWSGAAVGLLLVLVLRPLGGMLTLLGSKRVNWAERSVISFFGIRGIGSVFYLAYALEKTEFKQARELWSILGFTMLLSIGLHGILATPVMDWLDRRHGRKTAAELSMETEGEDADSSQE; the protein is encoded by the coding sequence ATGTCATTCTATAATATTGCGCTGATGCTGGTCGGCGTCGCTATTCTGGGGGTAGCTTGGCTGCCGTCTTTGCTGGAGAAATACCCACTCTCATACCCCATTTTCTACATTGCGCTAGGAATGGGGGTATACATGTTGCCGCTGGATCTGCCCAACGCCGACCCCATGGAGCATCCCAAACTGGTGACGCATCTGTCGGAGTTATGCGTGATTGTGGCCTTGACGGGTACTGGATTGAAGATTGACCGGCCATTCTCCTTGCGCGCCTGGCGCACGCCGTTGCTGCTCGTACTGGTGCTGATGGTGCTTACCATCGGTGGGCTAACGGCAGCAGGCTGGGCTATAGCCGGCCTGGTTCCGGCGTCGGCCTTGCTACTAGCTGCCGTACTCGCGCCAACTGACCCCGTACTGGCTGGCGACGTGCAGGTAGGTGACCCTGGTGAGGGGCGGGAAGACAACGTCCGGTTTGCGCTAACGGGTGAAGCCGGCCTGAATGATGGGCTTGCGTTTCCGTTCGTATATCTGGCCCTTACCTTGTTGCCCACCGCCGAGCCCCTATCAGAGCGTGTGGTGCATTGGCTGGGGGTTGATGTGTTGTACCGCACGGCGGCCGGAGTGCTACTGGGCTGGCTATCAGGAAGGCTGCTGGCTTACCTGATTTTCAACCTGCCGAAGCGAGTGAGCATCAAAGCCAGCGCATATGGGTTTGTGGCGCTGGCTGTCACCCTCACTACCTATGGGTTCACTGAACTGCTGCATGGCTACGGGTTTCTGGCCGTGTTTGTGGCCGCCGTGACCTTGCGTGGCCATGAGCGTAAGCACGAGTATCACAAGCAAATGCACGCCTTCACCGACCAGCTGGAACGGCTGCTGATTGTGATAGTGCTGATGTTGTTTGGAGGCGCTGTTGCCACTGGCCTTTTAGCGTCACTCACCTGGTCAGGGGCAGCCGTTGGCCTCCTTCTGGTGCTCGTATTGCGCCCTTTGGGTGGCATGCTCACCTTGCTGGGCTCGAAGCGAGTGAACTGGGCAGAGCGTAGCGTCATTTCCTTTTTTGGTATCCGGGGAATTGGATCGGTGTTCTACCTCGCCTATGCCCTGGAAAAAACCGAGTTCAAGCAGGCTCGGGAGCTATGGTCGATTTTAGGGTTCACAATGCTGCTTTCTATTGGGCTGCACGGGATACTGGCCACCCCGGTTATGGATTGGCTGGACCGTCGGCACGGACGCAAGACCGCCGCTGAACTAAGCATGGAAACCGAAGGGGAGGACGCCGATAGCAGCCAGGAATAA